CCCGTGCCCGACGAGAGGTTGCCGAAATAGCTCTTTGGGGCGGTGACGGGCACGTCGCCCAGTTCCGCGCGGATCGCTTGGGCCTCCGCGCGGTCGTCGCCGACGGTGCTCAGGCCGTGCGCGTTCACATGGCCGATGTCGCTCGGCCGTAAACCGGCCGATCGAAGTGCGGCCACGATCGAGCGTCGCGTGGCGCCGCCCTCCGGCGGGCGACCATCAATCCGGCGCTCGTGCGATGTGCCGTAACCGACAATACGGGCGAACATCTTCGCACCGCGTGCCGCCGCGTGTTCGCGACGCTCCAGGACCAGTGCCGCGGCCCCTTCGCCGTTCACAAAACCATCGCGCGAGGAATCGAAGGGCCGCGAAAGCCTTTCCGGCTCACCGCGGCGCCGCGTCACTTCTTGCAGCTTGCTGCGCACCCACAGCACAGGGTGGATTCGCGAAGCCGTTCCCCCGCCGATCATCACATCGGCGTCGCCACGCTCGATCACCCGCACCGCTTCTCCCAGTGCCATCAGACTCGATGCCTCGGCGAGCGAATGGGAGTTGTTCGGTCCGCGGGCATCATGGGCGATGGCGATGTGGCAGGCCGGCATGTTCGGCAGGTATTTCAGCATCCAGAGGGGGTAGATTTCTTCCATGGCGGCCTTGCCCCACAGCCGGAAGTCGAAGCGGCCATCGACCATCGAGCGACGGTAGGCGTTGGCAATGTCCTCCGGCTCGCAATGGATCATGTCGGCCCCGAACACCACGCCGAGCCGCTCCGGATCGACGCCTTGCGGAGCCAGCGCAGCCTCGGAAACGGCCAAACTGGCCGCCACCACCCCCATTTGGATGTCTCGCGACATGACTTTCAGGCTTTTACGGGGTTTGACGAACTCCTTGGCGTCAAAATCAACCACCTCGGCCCCGAAGTCGGGTCCGATGCCGCTGGTGTCAAATGCCGAAATGCGGCGTACGCCGGAGACCTGGCCCTCCAGTGAATTCCAGAATGCGGCCGTGCCGATGCCGATAGGGCTCACGACCCCAAGCCCGGTAATCACGACGTCGGGGACCGGCGACATTTTGGCCTGAGAAAAGAGCAAACTACGGGAGGAGAGGTCACCGACCGGTTGCTAAGAAATTCGTTGTCTCCGAAGTCCTTGCGCACGATTTATGCTAGCCCACCGGCCGAATCGCCACAAGCGCAATCATCGAGGCTTGCCCAGAACGCTAATATTATCCAGGACTCCCAATTTAGCCGAAGCCGGGCCGAATGCTCAATCAAACGGCCTTTTTTACCATCAGGTTTGACATCTCGATATGCCCCAACGGGTTTATTGCAACAGCGACGCCAACTTTTCGATTCGTGAAGCGCGATCGATCGTGCGCGATTTGTTCGAGCCGAATCCCGCCATATACTGGGGCGACTTTCTCTCGAGCCTGGCACTGGGCGCCGCATGTTTCTTTGCCTCGCGGCGGGTCACGCCTTATTCGCCCGGACAGGTTTTGCTCGCGCTGGCGGCCTGCTTGGCCTATTATCGCGCGGCGTTGTTCATTCACGAGTTGACGCACCTGCGGAAAGAATCGTTTGTGGCGTTCCGCGTTGCTTGGAACGTGCTCTGCGGCATTCCGTTTTTTATGCCCTCATTTCTCTACTACACGCACTTGGCCCATCACGCGCGCCAGCATTATGGAACGCCCGATGACGGCGAATACCTGCCGTTGGGCATCCGCCCCCGCGGCGAAACCCTGAAGTACCTTTTGCAGCCGCTCGTAATTCCTGTGCTGGCAGTGCTGCGGTTTGTGCTGTTCACGCCGTTGACCTGGGTCAGTCCGCGGCTGAGGCGTTTCGTGCAGCAGCGGGCATCCAGCATGGTAATGGATCCGAGCTATGTGCGTCCGCTGCCGAAGCCGGTTGAGCTGCGCATTTGGCGTCTCCAAGAGGCGGGCTGTTTTCTGTATGGCCTGGCAGCGGCGATCTTGTTCGCAGGTGGCTGGTTGCCGGTCAGCCTGCTCGCGCACGCCTATGTGACCGCGGTGGTCGTGCTGCTGTTGAATCACGTCCGCACGCTGGGAGCGCACCGCTTTCGCCATCAGGGCGAGCCATTGACGTTTGTCGAGCAACTGCTCGATTCCGTCAACTATCCGCGCTGGCCTTTGACCAGCGAGCTGTGGGCGCCGGTGGGCCTGCGGTTCCATGCGCTGCACCACCTGTTTCCCTCGCTTCCTTATCACGCCTTGCCCGAAGCGCATCGCCGGCTGATGCGGCAACTCCCCGGCGAGTCGCCCTATCGACGAACCGAAAGTCGCGGCCTGTGGGCCAGCCTGCGCGAGCTATGGCAGGCCGCGGGCAGCTCTTCCCCAGAAGCCGTATCGCCCCACGGCGGTGGCACGCGCACCGGCCGCGCTGCCGGCGGGGCCACGATGTCGGGCGCCGCATAAGGTTAAGAGGCGATCCGAACACTTCCGTGGGGCGGCCTTCCCAGGCCGTCGCATGCCACGGCGGATGAACCGCGGCGGGTGCGAAACTTTTTGGCCGCCGGAGGGTTATATTCACTGCGGTGACCGATCGCTGGTTCTCGCCGCTTCCGCTCCCTTCCCTCTCAAGGATTCCTCAAACATGCTCTATCGACGCCTCTCCTTTGTCGCCCTGCTGTTGGCGGGGTCCGCCGTCCAAGCCGAAGAAAGCGCCAAGCCCGACGCCAACCAGTCCGCACTCTTCAAGCAGATCGATGCCAACGGCGACAACCAGATCAGCGAAGACGAAGTGCCGCAAGACAAACGGCGGTTGTTCGCCCGCCTGTTGCGCCGCGGCGATGCCAATGCCGACGGCAAGTTGAGCCAGGAAGAGTTTACCAAGGCGATCGCCGACGAGCGTCCTCAAGCGCCGGCTGCGGGGCCGGGCGGCGACGGCGGAGATCGGTTTCGGCAGTTCCTGGAAGCCGACCCGGCTGAAGCCTTCAAGCGGCTCGATGCGAATGGAGACGGCAAAATCGAGTTGAGCGAGGTGCCGGAACAAGGGCAGGGACGGCTGGCACAGTTCCTGGAATACTACGATGCCAACCGCGACAAGGCGCTGAGCCTCGACGAATTCCGCAAGGGTCACGAGATACTGCGTGCGCAGGCGGGAATCGGCCAGCCGCCGCGGCCCGCAATGCCCGGCGGGCTGCTGAAGGTTCTGGATACCAATGGCGACGGCGCTCTGTCGAAGGAAGAGATCGCTGCCGCCGCCGATTCGCTCCGCAAACTCGATCGCGACAGCGATGGTTCGCTCAGCCCGCGCGAATTGCAGGCGGTGCTGCCGCGTCCGCCAGGGCAATCGGCTCCGGCTCCATCCGGTGAAAAGCGGCCCGATGGGAATCCGCGTCCGGAAGCGGCCAGGTTATTGGAGCGGCTCCGTTCGATGGATGCCAATGGCGACGGCAAGTGGAGCGAGAGCGAGCTGCCGCCTTTCTTACGGCCGCGGTTCAGCAAGATCGACGCCAACGGCGATGGGCTGGTCGACGGCGACGAGTTGAAGCAGGCGCTGGCCTCGTTGCGGCAACCGCAGCAGTAGCCGCCATCGTAGCGTAAGCGTCCTCGCTTGCGCCGCAGCCCCGTTGCGGCCGCCGGAGCAACTGCCAAAAAAGCTCGCATCGGCAGCAGCGATTTGATTCATGCCGGTGTCATGCGCGCAACGTTGAGCGATACCGCACGTCAAGCATGACGAGTCTTAGCGAGCATGGCCCGGGTTCTCAACGCCATGGCGCATACCGACTTCGGCCGCGCGAACCCGCGGGCGAGGCTTTGTGTCTGGCCACTTAGTGGCCGCTGGCACGGGAATCGCATAGGTGGAGAGCGACTATCCTGGCTGCCAAACGCCGTGCGAGCAAATGTTAGCCAGGCACCTTCTGGGAGATGCTGCGATGAGCCCGGTTCCATCCAAAGGGAAAAAAGGATTCCAACTCGTTTCAGACCACGACGATCGGCTCGGCTTGCCGGTCGCCGACCAAACGGTTTACGTTCCCTTTGCCGCCTGGTTGGATGAACAGTTGGAAGAGCTCGTCACACGATGGATACACTTGGCGGCACCCAACGCTTCGCGACGCGAACGGGCAATTCACAGCCGCCGACGATAGCAGCTACTCTTTCAGCAGCCAATTGACCGCTTCCAAAACGGCACTCGATGGTTCGCCAGCAGACTCCACCAATTTGGCCGGTTGGCCGGCCGCCGCATAACTCTTGCGCACCAGCGCAGCCGCCTCGCCCTTCTCGCCCGCCAACCACAGCGGCCGCGGCGCCGAAAGGGCCAGCAAGGCCGGGATGTCTCCATACTTCACCGCGCCGGGCAGAAACGCCGGGTCGTCGAAGCTGCTCAGCCGCTGAAAACGGAAACCGGCGGTGTCGATGGCAACGTGGTCGATGGCCGGGCCTGCCAGAGCGGCGGCCGCCGCGACCCACGGCCCGGCCCCGTTCATGCCCACCAGATCGACCCGTTCCGGCTTGTGCTCGTTCAGCTTGGCAAAAGCGACCAGTGCCAAAACATCGTGGACCCGCGAGGCAAACAGCGGATGGTTGTAGCCGTAGGTGTAGCCGGCGAATTCCCGCGGGTTTTTGACGCGGCGGTTCTTCATCGGCGGCTGACCCGCGGCCACAAACTCACCTTGCCCCAGCAAGTCGATGCCGCCGACCGAAGTGCCCGCCGCCACCAGCTTCATCACCTCCGGCCGAGGCTTGCCGTCCGTAGCGTACAACCCGGCCTTGCCCGAACCGTCGATCCACAGCACGGCCCGCTTGTTCCAATTCTTGGGCAGCAAGAACGCCACAGGAAGCTCTTGGCCGTGCAGCGGGTTTCGCAGCAGGCCCGCGAATTCCGTGTAGTCGCCGCGATCTTCTTCCACCGATTTCTCGAATTCCGGCGAGCCGATTTCGGCCAGCGAATGACCCAGGATGGCCTCGACGGCGCCTCCCACCACCTCTCGGTATTTCGTCAGCGTCGCGGCATCGCGCGGCTGAAGCGCGGCGATCTGCCGCTCGGCGTCCTGCGTCATTTGCTTGATCAGGCTCCGCTCATAATCGTCGCCGCCGGCCGGCTTGGGATGCGCGTCGTCCCAGACCGTCATCTCCGCGACCGAGAGCGGCACGAAGTCTTCTTCCACGATCGGGTCGGTATAGCCGAGCTTGAGATGCTTGTTGAACCACGAGTACATCGCCGCCCGGCTGACGTAATTGTAGTTGTGCGGAAATTGCACCAGCGGCTTTGCCATCACGTTTGCTTCCGCGCCGAGCAGCTTGTAAAGTTGCTTCAGTTCGGGCAGGCCCTTGGTGGCGATCTCTTTGGTCCAGTCGTCGGCGCCGGTCATTCCCAATGGTTTGGGAGCAAACAGGCCGGCCAGCTCGATGTTGCCGGTGTCGATCCGCAGCAGGCTGCAGTTCTCGCAGGTACAGCCGCCCTGCATGGCCGTCGAGACCATCACGGCCGGAAAGGCCGCCGCCGGCCGCGAATCGACCGCGCATAAGATGAATGTCTGTGTGCCACCGCCGCTGGCGCCCGTCACGCCGATGCGCGTGGCGTCGACCTCCGGCAAGCCGCCTATCCAGTCGAGTGCCCGAACGGAGTTATACGTCTGCAGGCCCATCACCGATTGCAGACGCAACTCGGCCTGAGCGCTGAACAGTCCCCATTGGTCGGCCGATTCCATCTGCGGACGGATCTTTCCATATCGGTGGGCCAGCTCGTACGAGATTTGCTGGCTGTCGGCGTAGCCCAGCATGTCATAGTGGAACACGAGGCAGCCCATGCGGGCAAGCTGCACGCAACGGGCCTGCAACGGAAAGCGGCCGCTGCTGACGAACCGCTCCGCTCCATCGGCGATCTGCTGCCGGGCCATCGCCACGCCCTGATCGACGAAGCGGCCGTTGGCCCAATGTCCGTGCGGGCAGAGCACCGCCGGCAGTTTGCCGTTGCGGCCTTTTGGGCGATAAAGGCTGCCCGTCACAAAATGGCCCGGATAGCTTTCGAGGTACACTCGGTCAACCGTGTACTCATTGCGATCGACGCGGCCATGCACGACGGCATTGACCGGCGTCGAGTTGGGCATGGGCCATATTCCAGTGGCCACTTTGGCTTGCCGCCGCACGCGCTCGGCACGCTTCCGCCACTCTTCAGCCGTGGCCGGCACGTTCAGGGGGAAATAGCCGTCCAGGTCTTTCGGCTCGGCCAACCGTTTGTCGGCGGGGAGCTTGCCCGGCGGCAGCGCCCGCGGCGCGTCGGCCTGGACCAGCGATGCGTAAGATAGGATTACGACTGCCAGGAGGGCCTGGGGCGACGGTGGACGGATGTGAGACGGCATCATGGGTGGCAAACTCCCTGTTAGAGCAATCGTTGCGAAACGCGGCACTGCGCTGCCAATGTAAGCCACGGACCGGCCGATTGCCACTGTTTTGCCGGCGGGTCCAGTCGATTCAATACCGGCCAGAATCGCAAAGAGGAAACCAGGTGGGGGGTGATCGCGAATTCGTTGGTCATCGCGTCGGGAAGTACCCAGCCACCTCTCGCCCCCGTTCTCATCGTGCCGCCCGCGCATCGCGCAACGCTTTCAGATACTCGACGATCTCGTCGTGCGCCGCCGTGGTTTGCGTGATGACCAAGGCTCCGGCATTGGTAAACCCCTCGATGGCGCCCGGACCACCCACTTCGTCCCACGTCGTCGGCACCAGATTATTGGTGATATTGTCGATCAGCGCAGGAAAGTCCAACGCGGGCCGGTCGGCCGGCGCATCGGGCGGACGCACCACAAGATCAAACACCGGATAGACCCTGGCAAGGAGCATGTTTTCGGCCTCGGTTTTGGAGGTGATCATCAGCACTTCGTTGCGAATCACGTAGGTCAGATCCAGCTCGTCCAAGGTCAGCCGCAATAGCGCGCGGAGCGTGATGCCCTTGATGCGGCGCGTGATCGGCGTGTCGCTGTTCACGCCCGCGTCGGTGAGGGCCTTGCTGTCGAGTTGGATATCGATTCCGTGCCTTTGCTTGAGATACTCGATCACGTCGCTGAGCGGCTGCTCGGCAAAGTCGATCTCCGTCAGTTGGCCGAGCTCTTTCTGGATGCGTGCCTCGCGCGCGCCAGGCTCTGGCTCGGCCATTTGCGGCCAGCCGCCCTTGCTGCCCGCGAGCGAAAGCCGCACGGCAGGATAAACGGTGCTGGCTACGCTGCCGGGCAAAAGCCCCTCGATGAGCTTGCCGACGCGGTACTGAATTTCGTCGGTCTGCCGGACGACGACCGTTTCTCCCGCTGCCCGAATCATGCCTTCGCCCGTGGGTTCCCAGCTTTGCGGCTCAATCATTTCGGGAACCAGCTTGGCGATGGCCTTGGCCCAGGCTTCGAGCTTGGTCGGCGACGGCGAGTCGGCAGGCGGCGCGGCCACGAGGGCCACGTTGTTTTGCTCTTTCGCCGGGGCCGCGGCCTTCGCGCCGCCCACGGGCTGCTGCCCCGGCGGAGCGGCTGCTTGCGTCGGCTTTGCCGGCGCCGCCCGTTGGGCGAGGTGGTAGACCTTGATCGGAAGCGGCTCCTTGATTTGAAGCGGTTCGTTCGACGGCGCCGGCGGACGCCCGGCGAAAGGATCGAGCGGCTTGGCCGCCTCGATCTGCTTGTCCCGCGTGCGGCGCAAGGCGGCGAGCAGCTCGGCGATCTCTTCGTGGGCCTCTTCGGCCTGGGAGATGGCAAGCGCGTGCGAGTTGCGCACGAATTTGATCGACCCGGGGCCGCCCACCTCGTCCCAGGTCCTCGGCGCCATCGTGCTGACGATCAGCTCAATCAAGGCGCGGGCATCCTCGGCCTTCTTCTGGCCGGGCCTCAAGGGCGGCCGAAACTCGCTGTCGAGCGTCACCAGGTCTTCGACCGGATATATCCTGCAAGTCAGGTGGTTTTCGGCTTCGGTCTTGCTGGTAATCAGGAGAAAGCCGTCGCCCACGACGTAGGTCAGGTCGAGCTCGCTTAAGACCAGCCGCAACAACGAGCGGAGCGTAATGCCCTGGATGGTGTGCGTGATCGGTGTATCGCTTGCCACGCCGGCGTCGGCGAGGGCCTTGTTGTCGATCTGGATCTCGATCTCATGCTTTTGCTTGAGAGATTCGATCACGTCGCTGAGCGGCTGTTCGGCAAAGTCGAGCTCGCTCGGCTGATCGAGGGCGGTGAGGATTGCCGCCTGGCGCGGCGTGGGCAGCGGCCGCGCGGCGGTATCGGGTTCAGCCGCGGACATACTCGGCAGGAGCGACAAGCAGACAAACGCGCTGAAAACGACGGGGCCGACGCGCAACATGGCGGTTCTCCTTCTCTGTTCTGACCGGAACACGAACTGTGCCAAGAGATGGGCCGGCCGGCATCGCCTTTTATGCCGAACGGCCGACGCGCTTCCCAACCTACCACCGCCGCCGCCACGAAGCAAGCATCGTCGCAGCTTGTGTCAGCGCGTCGTCGCGTTCCGCTCGCTAGGATCCGACCGAATACGTCAGCAGCAGCCGGTCCGCCACAACTTCGCTTTCCAGTGTTTGCCCGGCGAGTTGAAAACGACGGAGCATCGAGCGGCCGCAGTTCACCATGGCTTCCGTCGCGAACAATCCGTGCGGCAGAGGCACATCGCAGATTTTGTCTCCTGATCGCTTGGTGCCGTCGATGGAAAGTGCCACAAACACGCCTCGCGATTTGCAGCGGGCAATGGCCTCGAAAAGTTGAGCCAGGCTGAAGCTCTGCGCGCCGTAAAGGATGCCCTGACTGTCGACGTACGGCGGATCGCAATAGACTAAGTCTCCTGCTCTTGCGCGGTCCATGACCTCGGCGTAATCGGCCAGAACGAACTGCGTTCCGCGGCAGCGCTGCCGCCATTCGTCGGCGCGCTTCGCGAACGAGGCGGCCGAGATTGGCTGATGGACCCCGCAGGGCGTCGACATATATCCGTCGGCCTTGCGGAAACGCACGACTCCGCCGTAGCACGCGCGACAGAGGAAAACCAGGTCACCACCGTTCGGCTGCGCGTTGTAAGACGCTTTAACCTGCTCATAAACGGTTTCTTTCGACTCGCGTCGCAGACGTTCCCGACGTTCGGTGTACCACGCTTTGAGTTGGTCGGGGTCGTTTTGCAACGCCCGCCAGATTTCCGTCAGCGGCCTGAACGCGTCCGAGCCGGTCCCTGAATCGGGGGCCAGCGTGGCCAGCACGGCCCCACTGCCCAGGAACGGCTCGTAATAGGTGCCGAATTCTCGCGGGAAGTACGAAACAATCTCATGGGCGAACCGCTGTTTGTTCCCCACCCATTTCAGAAGTTGGCGGCGAAATGGGCGTACCTCCCGCGGAACCTCTGAAAACAACGGTAATTGTTGAAGTTGCATCCGTTACATCCTGGCCAATAGGCATTGGTTCATATCAGGCCGTGAAGCATATCCGATGTTGGGATGCAAATACAAAGCGATAACTGCATGAACGGCGTGGATTGCACTCGATTGGCAGCACATACTGGAAACCAGCGTGGAAGGGCAACGAAAGCATCCTTTTCTAGGAGTCGGCAAATGAAATCGGTGGTTCAAGGGCGATGGTGCGGCGCTGCGGTGTTGGTCGTTCTGCTTGCCGCCGGCTGCCAGCGCGGGCCGCGGACGATGACCGGCATCGAAGACGCGGGCAAAGCCGCCGCGGCCAAGCCGAAGGCCAAGGTGGTCGGTCCGGCGGGCCGCGAGCCGGGGGTCGCCGTGCGCACGGTGCGGGCCTTCCGCGAATGGGGCGTGCGCGAGACGGCCGCCGATGCCCTGGCGCGCATCGGCGATGCGGCCGTGCCCGCCTTGCTCGACACCTTGGCCGATCCCGATCCGGACGTCCGCGCGCAGGCGGCACACGCCTTGGCGCGGATGGGACAGAAAGCGGAGCCGGCCGTGCCCGCCTTGATCCATGCCCTGGACGATCCGAACCAGGACGTGCGACAGGGCGCCGCGCGGGCCCTCGGCCAGATTGGTTCGGGCGCCGAAGAAGCCGTGCCGGCCTTAATCAAGGCCATCAAAGATCCACGCAACAAATCGACGCCGAAAGCCGTCGAAGTCGAGACGAAGGTTGTTGAGTAGGGTTCAGGGTTCAGGGTTCGGGGTTCAGGGTTCGGGGTTCAGGGTTCAGGGTTCAGGGCGCGAGCCTTGCGTCTTGTGCCGTGCGTCGAAGATATTGGGGCATCCCTCATCCCTCATCCCTCATCCCTCATCCCTTCCATGGCCAGCCACCTCCGCGGCGATGCACTGCAAATTTGGCGGGCCGGTGTGGCGGGCGTCGACTCGGCGCGATTGGTGCGAGACGCCGTTCATGCCGAAGGATCGTGTCTGAACGTCGGCGAGGAAACGCTCGACCTTCGTCGTGTCCGCCGCATTGCCGTCGTCGGGGCCGGCAAAGCGGGTGCGGGAATGGCCGCCGGATTGCTCGACGCACTCGGACCGCAAATGATCGCGCAGAAGAAAGTTGCGGGTTGGATCAACGTCCCGGCCGATTGCGTCCGACCGCTGCCGCCCTTCGTGCTGCACCCGGCACGTCCCGCGGGCGTCAACGAGCCGACCGAAGCGGGAGTGCATGGCGCGAACCAAATCCTCGATCTGGTCGGCTCGTTGACCAACGACGATCTTTGCCTGGCCTTGATTTCCGGCGGCGCCAGCGCTCTCTTGCCCGCACCCGTCGATGACATCTCTTTGGCCGACAAGCTCGCCGTGACGCGGCACCTCAGCGCCGCAGGAGCCACCATCAACGAGCTGAATGCCGTCCGTAAGCAGATCAGCCGCATCAAGGGTGGCGGACTTGCCCGTGCCTGCCGGGCCGGCGCGCTGATCAGCCTCATCATTTCCGACGTGCCGGGCGATCCGCTGGACGTGATCGCGTCTGGCCCGACCGTGCCCGATGCCAGCACGCCTCAAGCCGCGCTGGAGGTGCTCCAGCGGTTCGGCGCCCGGCAGGCCGGAATTTCGCCGCGCGTGTTTGAGTATCTCCGTGGCAAAACGCAAATCGCCGCGCCGCCGCCCTCGTGTCGCGTCATGAACGTGGTCATTGGCAACAACGCCACCGCCGTCGACGCGGCAGGTCGCGAGGCGGAGCGACTTGGTTATTCGCACGTCATGGCTTCGGCGCCGGCCAGCGAAGGAGCGGCTGAGGACGTGGGGCGGCACCTGGCCGGCTTGGCCCTGTCAATGCGGGAGGGCACCGGCCCCGACTGTCTGATCACGGGCGGCGAGCCGGTCGTCAAGTTGCCCGACGCGGCCGAGCGCGGTCTGGGAGGCCGCAACCAGCAGCTTGCCTTGGCGGCGCTGGAGCGGTTGGCCCCGCAGGGTTGCACGGGCATCACGCTCGTTTCCGGCGGCACCGACGGCGAGGATGGACCGACGGACGCGGCCGGAGCGTTCATCGACGCCGAGGTGCTCTCCGCTGCCCGGCGCCAGGGGCTCGACATTTCCGACTATCTCCGCCGGTGCGACGCTTATCACTTCTTCGCCGCCACGGGCGGTCTGATTAAAACCGGGCCGACGCACACGAATGTGTGCGATCTGCGTGTGGTGGTGGTCGGTCGCCGGTAGGGTAGGGCCAGCGAGCTTGCGAGCGCCGGCCCACCGAAAGCGAGGCGTTAGGCATTGGGCGTTAGGCTCGCTGTACCTAACGCCTAACGCCTAACGCCTTCCAACTACGCAGTACGCAACGGCGCCAGTGGACGAGACCGTGCCCGCGTGCTAGCCTAAGCGCCAAGGCTTACGTCACCCTTATAGTAACCCGGGAGTTTCTGCCATGACCATGTATCTTCGCTTGCTGACGACATTGAGTGTTCTCGTTGCCTCGGCCACGTCGCTGACCGCGGCCGACTTGAAGCCGGGCGATCCGGCTCCCGCGTTTTCGTTGAAAGGCAGCGACGGCAAGACCCACTCGCTGGACGACTTCAAGGGCAAGAAGGTGGTCGTCATCGCCTGGTTTCCCAAGGCCTTTACCGGCGGCTGCACCAAAGAGTGCA
This sequence is a window from Pirellulales bacterium. Protein-coding genes within it:
- a CDS encoding beta-ketoacyl-[acyl-carrier-protein] synthase family protein, with protein sequence MSPVPDVVITGLGVVSPIGIGTAAFWNSLEGQVSGVRRISAFDTSGIGPDFGAEVVDFDAKEFVKPRKSLKVMSRDIQMGVVAASLAVSEAALAPQGVDPERLGVVFGADMIHCEPEDIANAYRRSMVDGRFDFRLWGKAAMEEIYPLWMLKYLPNMPACHIAIAHDARGPNNSHSLAEASSLMALGEAVRVIERGDADVMIGGGTASRIHPVLWVRSKLQEVTRRRGEPERLSRPFDSSRDGFVNGEGAAALVLERREHAAARGAKMFARIVGYGTSHERRIDGRPPEGGATRRSIVAALRSAGLRPSDIGHVNAHGLSTVGDDRAEAQAIRAELGDVPVTAPKSYFGNLSSGTGAVEAVASVLALVNGRVPVTLNYERPDPACPVHVVAGRPLTGCKPTALLLNHSVMGQAVAMVISAP
- a CDS encoding fatty acid desaturase, which translates into the protein MPQRVYCNSDANFSIREARSIVRDLFEPNPAIYWGDFLSSLALGAACFFASRRVTPYSPGQVLLALAACLAYYRAALFIHELTHLRKESFVAFRVAWNVLCGIPFFMPSFLYYTHLAHHARQHYGTPDDGEYLPLGIRPRGETLKYLLQPLVIPVLAVLRFVLFTPLTWVSPRLRRFVQQRASSMVMDPSYVRPLPKPVELRIWRLQEAGCFLYGLAAAILFAGGWLPVSLLAHAYVTAVVVLLLNHVRTLGAHRFRHQGEPLTFVEQLLDSVNYPRWPLTSELWAPVGLRFHALHHLFPSLPYHALPEAHRRLMRQLPGESPYRRTESRGLWASLRELWQAAGSSSPEAVSPHGGGTRTGRAAGGATMSGAA
- a CDS encoding acetylxylan esterase, with the translated sequence MMPSHIRPPSPQALLAVVILSYASLVQADAPRALPPGKLPADKRLAEPKDLDGYFPLNVPATAEEWRKRAERVRRQAKVATGIWPMPNSTPVNAVVHGRVDRNEYTVDRVYLESYPGHFVTGSLYRPKGRNGKLPAVLCPHGHWANGRFVDQGVAMARQQIADGAERFVSSGRFPLQARCVQLARMGCLVFHYDMLGYADSQQISYELAHRYGKIRPQMESADQWGLFSAQAELRLQSVMGLQTYNSVRALDWIGGLPEVDATRIGVTGASGGGTQTFILCAVDSRPAAAFPAVMVSTAMQGGCTCENCSLLRIDTGNIELAGLFAPKPLGMTGADDWTKEIATKGLPELKQLYKLLGAEANVMAKPLVQFPHNYNYVSRAAMYSWFNKHLKLGYTDPIVEEDFVPLSVAEMTVWDDAHPKPAGGDDYERSLIKQMTQDAERQIAALQPRDAATLTKYREVVGGAVEAILGHSLAEIGSPEFEKSVEEDRGDYTEFAGLLRNPLHGQELPVAFLLPKNWNKRAVLWIDGSGKAGLYATDGKPRPEVMKLVAAGTSVGGIDLLGQGEFVAAGQPPMKNRRVKNPREFAGYTYGYNHPLFASRVHDVLALVAFAKLNEHKPERVDLVGMNGAGPWVAAAAALAGPAIDHVAIDTAGFRFQRLSSFDDPAFLPGAVKYGDIPALLALSAPRPLWLAGEKGEAAALVRKSYAAAGQPAKLVESAGEPSSAVLEAVNWLLKE
- a CDS encoding DNA adenine methylase, whose amino-acid sequence is MQLQQLPLFSEVPREVRPFRRQLLKWVGNKQRFAHEIVSYFPREFGTYYEPFLGSGAVLATLAPDSGTGSDAFRPLTEIWRALQNDPDQLKAWYTERRERLRRESKETVYEQVKASYNAQPNGGDLVFLCRACYGGVVRFRKADGYMSTPCGVHQPISAASFAKRADEWRQRCRGTQFVLADYAEVMDRARAGDLVYCDPPYVDSQGILYGAQSFSLAQLFEAIARCKSRGVFVALSIDGTKRSGDKICDVPLPHGLFATEAMVNCGRSMLRRFQLAGQTLESEVVADRLLLTYSVGS
- a CDS encoding HEAT repeat domain-containing protein, with the translated sequence MKSVVQGRWCGAAVLVVLLAAGCQRGPRTMTGIEDAGKAAAAKPKAKVVGPAGREPGVAVRTVRAFREWGVRETAADALARIGDAAVPALLDTLADPDPDVRAQAAHALARMGQKAEPAVPALIHALDDPNQDVRQGAARALGQIGSGAEEAVPALIKAIKDPRNKSTPKAVEVETKVVE
- a CDS encoding DUF4147 domain-containing protein, which gives rise to MASHLRGDALQIWRAGVAGVDSARLVRDAVHAEGSCLNVGEETLDLRRVRRIAVVGAGKAGAGMAAGLLDALGPQMIAQKKVAGWINVPADCVRPLPPFVLHPARPAGVNEPTEAGVHGANQILDLVGSLTNDDLCLALISGGASALLPAPVDDISLADKLAVTRHLSAAGATINELNAVRKQISRIKGGGLARACRAGALISLIISDVPGDPLDVIASGPTVPDASTPQAALEVLQRFGARQAGISPRVFEYLRGKTQIAAPPPSCRVMNVVIGNNATAVDAAGREAERLGYSHVMASAPASEGAAEDVGRHLAGLALSMREGTGPDCLITGGEPVVKLPDAAERGLGGRNQQLALAALERLAPQGCTGITLVSGGTDGEDGPTDAAGAFIDAEVLSAARRQGLDISDYLRRCDAYHFFAATGGLIKTGPTHTNVCDLRVVVVGRR